A genomic segment from Montipora foliosa isolate CH-2021 chromosome 9, ASM3666993v2, whole genome shotgun sequence encodes:
- the LOC137971951 gene encoding skeletal aspartic acid-rich protein 1-like yields the protein MMAFIPRLRLSIFFLCIALLLTVDCRPDELNNKVDDDETITDDDVSARVQRTSGKIMIVRDNDYDDDDDDDDDDNDDDNDDDDDDDDDDDDFDDDNEDMLSFELDSLEEKDADGNDVGSLQGHSVESFDEQKFEISPVQRNGDLNGVSAITVNLSTTLEDNDAKVDIMLYLFREDGTIDFGNETFDVQAGTVKFNIKISNWRFCDGSPSDCSEGKAGEYLDLSLKIKSKDSPKEVDDEDRKKNNKPAVCKEKPDTDDDPDDSSDSDDDDDDDDCPIIYDMGGDSEMLLNKGVMNDDTYIAMPAQFPKFEIEDGEKKFKFRIPKFEDNVVIDPSVTPGRVPKNSSTSLASWQYIHIFFLLLLQIFVLFTSN from the exons ATGATGGCGTTTATTCCACGTCTTCGTCTCAGCATATTTTTCCTTTGTATAG CATTGCTCTTGACCGTCGACTGCCGCCCTGACGAGCTCAACAACAAAGTAGACGACGATGAAACGATTACCGACGATGACGTCTCCGCTAGAGTACAACGCACATCCGGTAAGATCATGATCGTTCGAGACAACgactatgatgatgatgatgacgatgacgacgacgataatgacgacgacaatgacgacgacgacgacgacgacgacgatgatgacgatttTGACGACGACAACGAAGACATGCTGTCGTTTGAGCTGGATAGCCTAGAAGAGAAGGACGCAGATGGGAATGACGTAGGGAGTCTGCAAGGGCATTCGGTGGAGTCATTTGATGAGCAGAAGTTTGAAATATCTCCAGTGCAACGCAACGGTGATCTCAATGGTGTCTCAGCCATCACTGTCAACTTGTCTACTACACTTGAGGATAATGACGCAAAAGTGGACATCATGTTGTACCTGTTTCGTGAAGACGGAACCATTGATTTTGGTAATGAGACCTTTGATGTGCAAGCTGGAACGGTTAAGTTCAACATTAAG ATTAGTAATTGGCGTTTCTGTGACGGCTCACCTTCTGACTGCAGCGAGGGTAAGGCAGGTGAATACCTTGATTTAAGCCTGAAAATCAAAAGTAAAGATTCTCCAAAGGAAGTAGACGACGAGGACCGAAAAAAGAACAATAAACCCGCCGTGTGTAAGGAAAAACCAGATACCGACGATGATCCAGATGACAGCAGCGACagtgatgatgacgacgatgatgatgactgTCCCATTATTTATGACATGGGTGGAGACTCAGAGATGCTGCTCAACAAGGGG GTGATGAATGATGACACATACATTGCGATGCCAGCGCAATTTCCCAAATTCGAAATCGAAGATGGAGAAAAGAAATTTAAGTTTCGCATTCCCAAGTTTGAGGACAATGTGGTGATCGACCCGAGTGTGACACCTGGAAGAGTGCCGAAAAATTCGTCGACTTCGCTTGCCAGTTGGCAGTATATTCAcatctttttccttttgttacttCAAATTTTTGTTCTATTTACCAGCAATTGA